From a region of the Babesia bovis T2Bo chromosome 1, whole genome shotgun sequence genome:
- a CDS encoding ubiquitin conjugating enzyme family protein, whose amino-acid sequence MDTIARKRLSQERADWRRDHPIGFSAKYAPLPDGSGFDIMKWICRIPGKKGSMWEGGEYTLTMEFTDDYPSKPPKCKFTPVLFHPNVYPSGTVCLSILSEDKDWKPSITIKQILLGIQDLLDNPNPLSPAQAEPYLLFVKNRDAYNARVRKQALENVPAAFN is encoded by the exons ATGGATACAATCGCAAGGAAACGGCTCTCACAAGAGAGAGCAGACTGGAGGCGTGACCATCCTATAGGATTCTCCGCAAAATACGCACCATTACCAGATGGTAGTGGATTTGATATTATGAAATGGATTTGCCGAATTCCGGGGAAAAAG GGGTCCATGTGGGAAGGTGGTGAGTATACCTTAACTATGGAGTTTACCGACGACTACCCAAGCAAACCGCCCAAATGTAAATTCACACCTGTACTATTTCATCCAAATGTATACCCTTCAGGTACAGTATGCTTATCTATACTAAGTGAAGATAAGGATTGGAAACCATCTATTACAATCAAGCAAATTCTCCTGGGCATTCAG GATTTATTAGACAATCCTAACCCTCTATCACCTGCGCAGGCGGAACCATACCTTTTATTCGTGAAAAACCGCGATGCCTACAACGCTAGAGTGCGTAAGCAAGCTTTAGAAAATGTCCCAGCCGCATTCAACTGA